One Elephas maximus indicus isolate mEleMax1 chromosome X, mEleMax1 primary haplotype, whole genome shotgun sequence DNA segment encodes these proteins:
- the LOC126068808 gene encoding melanoma-associated antigen B3-like, with translation MPHTQKSNLCVREKRQQKQGETKVLRGAQAMATAKEKFPSSSAPPFGCTTQRKPGAKSRSTLQGPQRALSTLTTSPGASRTRSYAGAKSKGKKRRSSSQDQPSTKRSRRDPLTEKVGTLVQFLVQKYKMKKLVMKKDMLKIVNKKYKKRFLEILRRASFSMEVVFGIALKEIDSIKHSYALVSKMDLPNNGRLNCGRGLPKTGLLMILLGVIFMKGNCASEEKIWEFLNKMKIFAGKRHFMFGEPRKLITQDFVKLKYLEYRQVPNSDPPSYEFLWGPRAHAETSKMKILEFLAKINDTVPSALPSLYEEALRDEEERARATVPDRADPTATASVVRAPVPGPAAPPRPSEAAPLLLTFPRGLREPHPRTLLLQVLRVQELMGNGLRKNGLLRPLLGVIYRNGNRATVVEIWKLLNVLGIYDRWGHFIDGEPRKLLTKDLVQEKYLEYQQVPNSDPPSYEFLKCRKVAAPALGVVAHHQRRVEAQDWSGVQVGNLNVS, from the exons ATGCCTCACACTCAGAAGAGTAATCTCTGTGTACGTGAGAAACGCCAGCAGAAACAAGGTGAGACCAAGGTTCTCAGGGGTGCTCAGGCCATGGCAACAGCAAAAGAAAAGTTTCCCTCCTCTTCAGCTCCTCCTTTTGGGTGTACTACCCAGAGAAAGCCTGGTGCTAAGTCACGTAGCACTCTGCAGGGCCCTCAGAGAGCCCTATCCACCCTCACTACTTCTCCAGGGGCTTCACGTACAAGATCTTATGCAGGTGCCAAGAGCAAAGGTAAGAAAAGGCGAAGTTCCTCCCAGGACCAACCATCCACTAAGCGGTCCCGCAGAGACCCTCTAACCGAGAAGGTGGGTACACTGGTGCAGTTCCTGGTGCAAAAGTATAAAATGAAAAAGCTCGTCATGAAGAAAGACATGCTGAAGATTGTCAACAAAAAGTACAAGAAACGCTTCCTTGAGATCCTCAGGAGAGCTTCTTTTAGCATGGAGGTGGTCTTTGGCATCGCCTTAAAGGAAATCGACTCCATCAAGCACTCCTATGCCCTTGTGAGCAAAATGGACCTCCCGAACAATGGGAGGCTGAATTGTGGCAGGGGGTTGCCAAAAACTGGTCTCCTGATGATTCTCCTGGGTGTGATCTTCATGAAGGGCAACTGCGCCAGTGAGGAGAAGATCTGGGAATTCCTGAATAAGATGAAAATTTTTGCAGGGAAGAGGCACTTCATGTTTGGGGAGCCTAGGAAACTCATCACCCAAGATTTTGTGAAGCTAAAGTACCTGGAGTACCGACAGGTGCCCAACAGCGATCCTCCAAGCTATGAATTTCTCTGGGGTCCCAGAGCCCATGCTGAAACCAGCAAGATGAAAATCCTGGAGTTTTTGGCCAAGATCAATGATACCGTGCCAAGTGCTCTCCCATCCTTGTATGAAGAGGCCTTGAGAGATGAGGAAGAGAGAGCCAGAGCCACAGTTCCAGACCGGGCTGATCCTACTGCTACGGCCAGTGTAGTGCGTGCTCCCGTGCCAGGTCCAGCAGCTCCTCCCAGGCCTAGTGAAGC AGCTCCCCTGCTGCTCACATTCCCAAGGGGCCTCAGAGAGCCCCATCCACGAACACTGCTGCTGCAGGTGCTGCGTGTACAAGAGCTAATGGGAAACGGGCTTCGTAAAAATGGACTCCTGAGGCCTCTCCTGGGTGTGATCTACAGGAATGGCAACCGGGCCACTGTGGTAGAGATCTGGAAATTGCTGAATGTGCTGGGGATCTACGATAGGTGGGGACATTTCATTGATGGGGAGCCCAGGAAGCTCCTCACCAAAGATTTGGTGCAGGAAAAGTACCTGGAGTACCAGCAGGTACCCAACAGTGATCCTCCATCCTATGAATTCCT GAAGTGCCGGAAAGTTGCCGCCCCTGCTCTGGGGGTCGTGGCTCATCATCAGAGGAGGGTGGAGGCTCAGGACTGGTCAGGAGTCCAGGTGGGGAACCTGAACGTGAGCTAA
- the LOC126068809 gene encoding melanoma-associated antigen B4-like yields the protein MPRGQKSKLRSCEKRRQARGGTRTVTSAQATVAEEEGSPSSSSPPSRDSPNSSPAAAGIPQEPPRVPPIITAAAGASGTGAAGGAEGQDEGGPSSSEAPAPTERSQRDPLTRRVSMLLQFLLHKYKMKEPITKAEMLKIINKRYKEHFSDILRRASEHMELVFGLDLKEVDSTGQSYTIVSKLEITKEENLSGGRGFPKTGLLMPLLGIIYMNGNRATEEEIWEFLSFLGIYDGKRHFIFGDPRKLITKDLVQEEYLEYRKVPNSDPPRYEFLWGPRAHAEASKTKVVEFLAKINDTDPHAFQNLYEETWVDEAKRAAAGEWAGAGPNARARAHFQAKSTRSSHP from the coding sequence ATGCCTCGCGGTCAGAAGAGTAAACTCCGTTCGTGTGAGAAACGTCGCCAAGCACGTGGTGGCACCCGCACTGTCACGAGTGCTCAGGCCACTGTAGCAGAAGAGGAAGGgtccccttcctcttcctctcctccttctagGGATTCTCCAAATAGCTCCCCTGCTGCTGCTGGCATTCCCCAGGAGCCTCCGAGGGTCCCGCCCATCAtcactgctgctgctggtgcttcGGGCACAGGAGCTGCTGGAGGGGCTGAGGGCCAAGACGAGGGAGGGCCAAGTTCCTCTGAGGCCCCAGCCCCCACTGAGAGGTCTCAAAGAGACCCTCTAACCAGGAGGGTGAGCATGTTGTTGCAGTTCCTGCTGCACAAGTATAAAATGAAGGAGCCCATTACGAAGGCAGAAATGTTGAAGATCATCAACAAAAGGTACAAGGAGCATTTCTCTGACATCCTGAGGAGAGCCTCTGAGCACATGGAGCTGGTCTTTGGTCTTGACCTGAAGGAAGTTGACTCCACAGGTCAATCCTATACCATTGTCAGCAaattggagatcaccaaggaagagAATCTGAGTGGTGGCAGGGGCTTTCCCAAGACCGGGCTCCTGATGCCTCTCCTGGGCATCATCTACATGAATGGCAACCGGGCCACGGAGGAAGAGATCTGGGAATTCCTGAGTTTCCTGGGGATCTACGATGGGAAGAGGCACTTCATCTTTGGGGATCCCAGGAAGCTCATCACCAAAGATTTGGTGCAGGAAGAGTACCTGGAGTACCGGAAGGTGCCCAACAGTGATCCTCCACGCTACGAATTCCTGTGGGGCCCCAGAGCCCATGCTGAAGCCAGCAAGACGAAAGTTGTAGAGTTTTTGGCCAAGATCAATGATACCGACCCTCATGCTTTCCAAAACCTGTATGAAGAAACCTGGGTAGATGAGGCAAAGAGAGCAGCAGCTGGAGAATGGGCCGGGGCTGGTCCTAATGCCAGGGCCAGGGCCCATTTCCAGGCAAAGTCCACCAGGTCCTCCCACCCCTAG